A DNA window from Syngnathus typhle isolate RoL2023-S1 ecotype Sweden linkage group LG2, RoL_Styp_1.0, whole genome shotgun sequence contains the following coding sequences:
- the camkvl gene encoding caM kinase-like vesicle-associated, like gives MPFGCLALRDGQTYDSISDVTDKYEIGQVLRAKEFCELCLAKERQTNKVFVCKKFLKKDGRKVRKAAKNEIMILKLVNHPNILQLIDTFETRKEYYIIQELATGGDVFDWIQDQGNYTERDASNVIRQVLEAVAYLHSLNIVHRNLKLENLMYYTENNHNKVVLRDFYLSRFENGTITEPCGTPEYLAPEVVARHRYGRPVDCWAVGVIMFILLSGNPPFYDETEEENTDLHNRIIFCRIVAGDFEFDSPYWDDISPAAKELVCRLMEVDQMLRITAQDALWHEWIAGNGASEKNLKDGVCAQFEKNFAKAKWRELKKAIRVTTFMQRLKNSESVIDSSTEAQRGEDAGEVKEVTELTSDKEGGRVTQRGVTTSGVPLEVMVENRSPDMYQEVEKQQAVKVHIEVGASPSCDTLGTKEVPDGQTKQTAANLDENKKYKKAPTTTTEHSKLAESNLGPHPDRKLSCASPDPSNNRKMTATLHAPPASANMTRKDGNDSSWCQTQLPEAMAESSVGAAATPAIAAGAGADVGPGVRLRAEASPVLRRERDAKKTDRYSAEYNIARESPTAGQGCYGIGSSASLGRHATPYTRDIGTMGMAGPYGSPYCTLYPSGRSVGMYGTGLHHGGVGSGAKSDWQMDSVIEQIEKQMVAVLEKIEGDMPSLLEQISDCPPETRRIRSTHVSPATSRARTAQHSSLETLATPPPLPTSPRPALPSLPRLTIPPPSYPPPSPPSQASVQAAEDQECGQSGTECSGHSSRAGMSREL, from the exons ATGCCATTTGGGTGCCTTGCTCTGCGAGATGGGCAGACCTATGACAGTATATCCGATGTGACAGACAAATATGAGATTGGGCAAGTCCTCCGAGC GAAAGAGTTCTGTGAGCTGTGCCTGGCTAAggaaagacaaacaaacaaagtgtTTGTCTGCAAGAAATTCCTCAAGAAAGATGGCAGGAAAGTCCGCAAGGCCGCCAAGAATGAGATCATGATCCTTAAATT GGTCAACCACCCAAACATCCTTCAGCTAATAGACACATTTGAGACCAGGAAAGAATACTACATCATCCAGGAACT GGCCACGGGCGGAGATGTTTTTGACTGGATCCAAGACCAAGGCAACTACACAGAAAGAGATGCCTCCAACGTCATCAGACAGGTCCTGGAAGCTGTGGCATACTTGCACTCTCTCAACATTGTCCACAGGAATCTGAAG CTGGAAAACCTCATGTACTACACTGAAAACAACCACAACAAAGTCGTTCTGCGAGATTTCTATCTGTCTAGATTTGAGAATGGGACCATTACGGAACCTTGTGGCACACCAGAATACTTGG CACCTGAAGTAGTGGCTCGTCACCGATATGGCCGACCTGTGGACTGCTGGGCTGTGGGTGTCATTATGTTCATACT gttATCGGGTAACCCTCCTTTTTATGATGAGACTGAAGAGGAAAACACTGATCTACATAATCGCATCATTTTCTGTCGAATTGTTGCTGGTGATTTTGAGTTTGATTCTCCATACTGGGATGACATCTCCCCTGCAG CTAAGGAGCTCGTCTGTCGACTCATGGAAGTTGACCAGATGCTGAGAATCACGGCACAAGACGCACTTTGGCATGAATG GATTGCAGGTAATGGCGCGTCAGAGAAGAACCTAAAGGATGGCGTCTGTGCCCAGTTTGAGAAGAACTTTGCAAAGGCCAAATGGCGG GAGTTGAAG AAAGCGATCCGTGTCACCACATTTATGCAGCGACTGAAGAATTCCGAGTCAGTTATTGACAGTTCAACTGAGGCGCAGCGTGGGGAAGATGCAGGGGAAGTTAAAGAGGTGACCGAGTTAACAAGCGATAAGGAAGGTGGCAGGGTCACACAGCGCGGAGTGACCACAAGTGGCGTGCCATTAGAGGTCATGGTTGAAAACAGGTCACCTGACATGTACCAGGAAGTTGAAAAACAGCAGGCGGTAAAGGTGCATATTGAAGTTGGAGCGTCCCCATCTTGCGATACCCTTGGCACAAAGGAAGTGCCAGACGGTCAAACCAAGCAAACAGCCGCTAATttggatgaaaacaaaaaatataaaaaagcgcCCACTACCACCACAGAACACAGTAAGCTAGCAGAGAGCAATTTAGGCCCTCATCCTGACAGGAAACTATCATGCGCCTCACCTGATCCCAGCAACAATCGTAAGATGACTGCGACACTTCATGCCCCCCCAGCCTCCGCTAATATGACACGCAAGGATGGAAATGACAGCAGCTGGTGTCAGACACAACTGCCAGAGGCCATGGCGGAGAGTTCGGTGGGTGCAGCAGCCACTCCGGCAATTGCGGCGGGAGCTGGGGCAGATGTAGGTCCGGGTGTTCGGTTAAGGGCTGAAGCAAGTCCCGTGTTGAGGAGGGAGAGGGACGCCAAGAAAACAGACCGATATAGTGCAGAGTATAATATCGCCAGAGAAAGCCCTACTGCAGGTCAGGGCTGCTACGGAATTGGCAGCTCTGCTAGTTTGGGCCGGCACGCCACACCCTACACTAGAGACATTGGCACCATGGGGATGGCAGGGCCCTATGGGAGTCCATATTGCACCTTGTATCCGAGTGGAAGAAGCGTGGGGATGTACGGGACCGGGTTACATCACGGAGGAGTGGGCAGCGGTGCCAAAAGCGACTGGCAAATGGACAGTGTGATTGAGCAGATAGAGAAACAAATGGTGGCAGTGCTGGAGAAGATTGAAGGAGACATGCCTTCGTTGCTGGAGCAAATCAGCGACTGCCCCCCTGAAACACGACGCATTCGGAGCACACACGTCTCGCCTGCCACCTCCAGGGCACGCACCGCACAACACTCCTCTTTGGAAACCTTGGCCACACCGCCGCCTCTTCCAACCTCTCCCAGGCCTGCGCTACCATCCCTCCCTCGCCTTACTATCCCTCCTCCTTCCTATCCTCCACCCTCACCACCGTCTCAAGCCTCAGTCCAGGCTGCAGAGGACCAAGAGTGTGGACAGAGTGGGACTGAATGTTCTGGGCATTCCTCCAGAGCTGGGATGAGCAGAGAGTTATAA